A window of Ascaphus truei isolate aAscTru1 chromosome 16, aAscTru1.hap1, whole genome shotgun sequence contains these coding sequences:
- the CHMP1B gene encoding charged multivesicular body protein 1b translates to MSGMEKHLFNLKFAAKELNRNAKKCEKDEKTEKSKIKKAVQKGNMEIARIHAENAIRQKNQGINFLRMSARVDAVAARVQTAVTMGKVTKSMAGVVKSMDATLKSMNLEKISALMDKFEHQFETLDVQTQQMEDSMSNTTTLTTPQNQVDSLLQEMADEAGLDLNMELPQGQTGSVGTSVASTEQDELSQRLARLRDQV, encoded by the exons ATGTCCGGCATGGAGA AGCACCTGTTTAACTTGAAGTTTGCCGCTAAAGAGCTTAATCGAAATGCCAAAAAATGCGAGAAAGACGAAAAAACAGAGAAGTCGAAAATTAAAAAG GCCGTTCAGAAGGGCAACATGGAGATAGCGAGAATACACGCAGAGAACGCCATCCGGCAGAAAAATCAAGGGATTAATTTCTTACGGATGAGTGCCAGGGTGGACGCGGTCGCAGCGAGAGTTCAAACTGCAGTGACCATGGGCAAG GTGACAAAATCCATGGCGGGAGTAGTAAAATCCATGGATGCCACGTTAAAGAGTATGAACCTTGAGAAG ATCTCGGCCTTAATGGATAAGTTCGAGCACCAGTTTGAAACGCTCGATGTTCAGACCCAGCAGATGGAAGACTCTATGAGTAACACGACAACACTAACCACCCcacaa aaTCAAGTGGATAGTCTGTTACAAGAAATGGCAGATGAAGCCGG TCTTGACCTGAACATGGAATTGCCTCAAGGTCAGACTGGCTCCGTTGGTACCAGTGTTGCCTCCACAGAACAG GATGAGCTGTCTCAAAGACTTGCACGTCTACGCGATCAAGTGTAG